One Denticeps clupeoides chromosome 3, fDenClu1.1, whole genome shotgun sequence DNA window includes the following coding sequences:
- the LOC114785729 gene encoding zinc finger protein 501-like isoform X2: MNGPKLELEELHESVEEKENRLAAANQTISGLQSEVQSLQRLLHSQEAEIELLQQELEIQRRKYQDLMNLNQSVPAADSEALVVDVLEPSATEPEDTDSDSKDGVGDEAVPPTDLGTLRKVSVRVVDFRNKSGQNAGDAAEEQQKEAEGDEAPLHVPDNDHKERPCKQKRKEEGKKKRSSQKSHFCPECGKGFFRPSVLKKHQMKHTGGPRFHCSQCTEGFSGQRQLKSHVSKVHAGEKRHRCPECSRDYASEGSLRAHRKLHSGEKPFACPQCGASFSLLGNLKTHQRGHAGHKPHVCGVCGGRYVHPAHLRRHQRVHTGEKPFACPRCDARFSRSNNLKSHMLTHTGEKPHGCGECGKRFGHPGNLRMHQRTHTGEKPYLCPHCGKRFALSNYFNNHLRIHLGERPYKCPDCGRAFAQMTNLKHHVKRHTGEKPYRCSQCGRSFARSDSFHTHMRVHTGEKPYECNICRISFRHRGTLLGHKRKHVSEAHDGEGQPASLEPDQQI; encoded by the exons ATGAACGGCCCGAAGTTGGAGTTGGAGGAACTTCACGAGAGcgtggaggagaaggagaaccGACTCGCCGCCGCGAACCAG ACCATCAGTGGACTTCAGAGCGAAGTGCAGAGCCTGCAGCGTCTGCTGCACAGCCAGGAGGCTGAGATCGAGCTCCTGCAACAAGAGCTGGAGATCCAGAGGAG GAAGTACCAGGATTTAATGAATTTGAACCAGAGTGTGCCCGCAGCTGACAGTGAAGCActg GTGGTGGACGTCCTCGAACCGTCCGCCACAGAGCCGGAGGACACCGACTCCGACAGCAAGGACGGAGTAGGTGATGAGGCCGTCCCACCCACAGACCTGGGCACGTTAAGGAAGGTGTCTGTTAGAGTGGTGGACTTTCGTAATAAATCAGGACAGAATGCAGGAGATGCAGCCGAAGAGCAGCAGAAAGAAGCAGAAGGAG ACGAGGCGCCTTTGCACGTCCCGGACAATGACCACAAAGAGCGACCCTGCAAGcagaagaggaaggaggagggaaAGAAGAAACGCTCCAGCCAGAAGAGTCATTTCTGCCCTGAGTGTGGGAAGGGTTTCTTCCGGCCATCGGTGCTCAAGAAGCACCAGATGAAACACACGGGCGGGCCGCGGTTCCACTGCTCCCAGTGCACGGAGGGCTTTTCCGGCCAGCGGCAGCTGAAGTCCCACGTGTCGAAGGTGCATGCGGGAGAGAAGCGGCACCGGTGCCCGGAGTGCAGCAGGGACTACGCCAGTGAGGGCAGCCTCCGCGCGCACAGGAAGCTGCACTCGGGGGAGAAGCCCTTCGCCTGCCCCCAGTGCGGCGCCAGCTTCTCGCTGCTGGGCAACCTGAAGACCCATCAGAGGGGCCACGCCGGACACAAGCCCCACGTGTGCGGCGTGTGCGGCGGCCGCTACGTCCACCCGGCGCACCTCCGGAGACACCAGAGGGTCCACACGGGGGAGAAGCCCTTCGCGTGCCCCCGCTGCGACGCGCGCTTCTCCCGGAGCAACAACTTGAAGTCGCACATGCTGACCCACACGGGCGAGAAGCCCCACGGGTGCGGCGAGTGTGGCAAGCGCTTCGGTCACCCGGGCAACCTGAGGATGCACCAGAGGACCCACACGGGGGAGAAGCCGTACCTCTGTCCCCACTGCGGGAAGCGCTTCGCCCTGTCCAACTACTTCAACAACCACCTGCGGATTCACCTCGGCGAGCGGCCGTACAAGTGCCCCGACTGCGGCCGCGCCTTCGCCCAGATGACCAACCTCAAGCACCACGTGAAGCGgcacaccggcgagaagccgTACCGGTGCAGCCAGTGCGGGAGGTCCTTCGCCAGGTCGGACTCCTTCCACACCCACATGAGGGTGCACACG
- the LOC114785729 gene encoding zinc finger protein 501-like isoform X1 — MNGPKLELEELHESVEEKENRLAAANQTISGLQSEVQSLQRLLHSQEAEIELLQQELEIQRRKYQDLMNLNQSVPAADSEALVQVVDVLEPSATEPEDTDSDSKDGVGDEAVPPTDLGTLRKVSVRVVDFRNKSGQNAGDAAEEQQKEAEGDEAPLHVPDNDHKERPCKQKRKEEGKKKRSSQKSHFCPECGKGFFRPSVLKKHQMKHTGGPRFHCSQCTEGFSGQRQLKSHVSKVHAGEKRHRCPECSRDYASEGSLRAHRKLHSGEKPFACPQCGASFSLLGNLKTHQRGHAGHKPHVCGVCGGRYVHPAHLRRHQRVHTGEKPFACPRCDARFSRSNNLKSHMLTHTGEKPHGCGECGKRFGHPGNLRMHQRTHTGEKPYLCPHCGKRFALSNYFNNHLRIHLGERPYKCPDCGRAFAQMTNLKHHVKRHTGEKPYRCSQCGRSFARSDSFHTHMRVHTGEKPYECNICRISFRHRGTLLGHKRKHVSEAHDGEGQPASLEPDQQI; from the exons ATGAACGGCCCGAAGTTGGAGTTGGAGGAACTTCACGAGAGcgtggaggagaaggagaaccGACTCGCCGCCGCGAACCAG ACCATCAGTGGACTTCAGAGCGAAGTGCAGAGCCTGCAGCGTCTGCTGCACAGCCAGGAGGCTGAGATCGAGCTCCTGCAACAAGAGCTGGAGATCCAGAGGAG GAAGTACCAGGATTTAATGAATTTGAACCAGAGTGTGCCCGCAGCTGACAGTGAAGCActggtgcag GTGGTGGACGTCCTCGAACCGTCCGCCACAGAGCCGGAGGACACCGACTCCGACAGCAAGGACGGAGTAGGTGATGAGGCCGTCCCACCCACAGACCTGGGCACGTTAAGGAAGGTGTCTGTTAGAGTGGTGGACTTTCGTAATAAATCAGGACAGAATGCAGGAGATGCAGCCGAAGAGCAGCAGAAAGAAGCAGAAGGAG ACGAGGCGCCTTTGCACGTCCCGGACAATGACCACAAAGAGCGACCCTGCAAGcagaagaggaaggaggagggaaAGAAGAAACGCTCCAGCCAGAAGAGTCATTTCTGCCCTGAGTGTGGGAAGGGTTTCTTCCGGCCATCGGTGCTCAAGAAGCACCAGATGAAACACACGGGCGGGCCGCGGTTCCACTGCTCCCAGTGCACGGAGGGCTTTTCCGGCCAGCGGCAGCTGAAGTCCCACGTGTCGAAGGTGCATGCGGGAGAGAAGCGGCACCGGTGCCCGGAGTGCAGCAGGGACTACGCCAGTGAGGGCAGCCTCCGCGCGCACAGGAAGCTGCACTCGGGGGAGAAGCCCTTCGCCTGCCCCCAGTGCGGCGCCAGCTTCTCGCTGCTGGGCAACCTGAAGACCCATCAGAGGGGCCACGCCGGACACAAGCCCCACGTGTGCGGCGTGTGCGGCGGCCGCTACGTCCACCCGGCGCACCTCCGGAGACACCAGAGGGTCCACACGGGGGAGAAGCCCTTCGCGTGCCCCCGCTGCGACGCGCGCTTCTCCCGGAGCAACAACTTGAAGTCGCACATGCTGACCCACACGGGCGAGAAGCCCCACGGGTGCGGCGAGTGTGGCAAGCGCTTCGGTCACCCGGGCAACCTGAGGATGCACCAGAGGACCCACACGGGGGAGAAGCCGTACCTCTGTCCCCACTGCGGGAAGCGCTTCGCCCTGTCCAACTACTTCAACAACCACCTGCGGATTCACCTCGGCGAGCGGCCGTACAAGTGCCCCGACTGCGGCCGCGCCTTCGCCCAGATGACCAACCTCAAGCACCACGTGAAGCGgcacaccggcgagaagccgTACCGGTGCAGCCAGTGCGGGAGGTCCTTCGCCAGGTCGGACTCCTTCCACACCCACATGAGGGTGCACACG
- the mtif2 gene encoding translation initiation factor IF-2, mitochondrial isoform X1, with the protein MKRMAAVVRRALSVRRLSSCLSPAVPPSPAWSPVPPFGCYQTRPLSAKQGKGASGKSQKYTPKPKNLDKQEKQGVEIRQNMTVSELAQAMNREIDHVYDALLNTSLDLDQLEPDSVLEDRWIKEAVKRSGMKYKWATLVEAKVRENKDVLRQPPPDPALLVSRPAVVTIMGHVDHGKTTLLDSLRKTQVAAMEAGGITQHIGAFLVQLPSGEKITFLDTPGHAAFSAMRARGALVTDIVILVVAADDGVMKQTVESIQHAKTAKVPIILAVNKCDKPQADPQRVKEELLAHDVVCEEFGGDVQAIHVSALKGDNLMELAEATVTLAEVLELRADPVGQVEGTVIESRTDKGKGPVTTAIIQRGTLRKGCTLVAGKAWAKVRFLFDENGQSVNEAGPSVAVEIVGWKELPSAGEEIVEVESEQRAREVVEWRIYAEEQEKLKGEQQAIEAKQRQHQESYKREREGLAHLSWRQRKSALYRANKHRIAHRPSERHESAELSLPVVIKGDVDGSVEAILNILESYDADQQCQMDIVHFGVGDVSENDINLAETFSGTIYGFNVGANKSIQQMAAKKGIPLKLHKVIYKLIDDLKEEVNSKLPPAVEENVVGEASVLAMFEVTVGKKKVLVAGCRVQKGQLDKRMKFRLTRGRDVLWEGSLTTLKHHKDDVQMVKTGMECGLSLDKDIDIMAGDEIVCFEEIEVQQKITWDPGF; encoded by the exons ATGAAGAGGATGGCGGCCGTGGTGAGAAGGGCTCTCTCTGTCCGACGACTCTCCTCCTGCCTTTCCCCGGCTGTCCCTCCCTCTCCGGCCTGGTCCCCCGTCCCCCCGTTCGGCTGCTACCAGACTCGACCCCTGTCTGCAAAGCAG GGTAAAGGAGCATCTGGGAAAAGCCAGAAATACACCCCTAAACCCAAGAATCTGGACAAGCAGGAGAAGCAAGGAGTCGAAATCAGGCAGAACATGACTGTGTCCGAACTGGCCCAGGCTATGAACCGGGAAATAG ACCACGTGTACGACGCCCTGCTGAACACGTCGCTGGACTTGGACCAGCTGGAGCCCGACTCCGTGCTGGAGGACCGGTGGATCAAGGAGGCGGTGAAGCGCTCGGGCATGAAGTACAAGTGGGCCACGCTGGTGGAGGCCAAAGTCAGAGAGAACAAAGACGTTCTGAGGCA ACCTCCACCCGACCCCGCCCTTCTGGTGAGCCGTCCCGCGGTGGTCACGATCATGGGCCATGTGGACCATGGGAAGACCACACTGCTGGACAGTCTGAGAAAGACCCAGGTGGCAGCTATGGAGGCCGGGGGCATCACTCAGCACATCGGGGCCTTTCTGG TCCAGCTTCCTTCAGGGGAGAAGATCACATTCCTCGACACCCCAGGACATGCAGCCTTTTCGGCCATGAGGGCGAGGGGTGCCCTGGTCACTGACATCGTCATCCTGGTGGTGGCCGCAGATGATGGTGTGATGAAGCAGACTGTCGAGTCCATACAGCACGCCAAAACCGCAAAAG TGCCCATCATTTTGGCGGTGAATAAGTGTGACAAGCCTCAGGCGGACCCACAGCGCGTGAAGGAGGAGCTGCTGGCGCATGACGTGGTCTGTGAGGAGTTTGGGGGGGACGTCCAGGCCATCCACGTCTCGGCTCTGAAG GGGGACAACCTGATGGAGCTGGCCGAGGCCACGGTGACCCTGGCTGAGGTGTTGGAGCTGAGGGCGGACCCCGTTGGGCAGGTGGAGGGCACGGTTATCGAGAGCAGAACAGACAAGGGAAAAGG CCCTGTCACCACGGCCATAATCCAGCGGGGCACCCTGAGGAAGGGCTGCACGCTGGTCGCGGGGAAGGCCTGGGCCAAGGTCCGCTTCCTGTTCGACGAGAACGGCCAGTCGGTGAACGAGGCCGGGCCCAGCGTTGCCGTGGAGATCGTGGGGTGGAAGGAGCTGCCCTCTGCCGGCGAAGAGATTGTGGAGGTGGAGTCGGAG caaAGGGCGCGGGAAGTGGTGGAGTGGCGCATCTACgcggaggagcaggagaagctgAAGGGCGAGCAGCAGGCCATCGAGGCCAAGCAGCGGCAGCACCAGGAGAGCTACAAGCGGGAGCGCGAGGGCCTGGCCCACCTCAGCTGGAGGCAGAGGAAGTCGGCTCTTTACCGCGCCAACAAGCACCGCATTGCCCACAGGCCCAGCGAGAGGCACGAGTCCGCCGAGCTCTCGCTGCCCGTCGTCATCAAAG GTGACGTGGATGGGTCCGTCGAAgccattttgaacattttggaGAGCTACGATGCAGATCAGCAATGTCAGATGGACATTGTTCATTTTGGTGTCGGTGACGTGTCGGAGAATGACATCAATTTGGCAGAAACCTTCTCAG GAACCATATATGGCTTCAACGTGGGAGCCAACAAGTCCATCCAGCAGATGGCTGCTAAGAAAGGCATTCCTCTCAAGCTGCACAAGGTCATTTACAAGCTCATTGATGACCTCAAGGAGGAGGTGAACAGTAAACTGCCCCCTGCAGTAGAAGAGAATGTGGTTG GAGAGGCATCAGTTCTCGCCATGTTTGAGGTGACTGTGGGAAAGAAGAAGGTTCTGGTGGCTGGGTGCCGAGTCCAGAAGGGGCAGCTGGATAAAAGGATGAAGTTCCGGCTCACGCGTGGCCGAGACGTGCTGTGGGAAG GTTCGCTGACCACCCTGAAGCACCACAAGGACGACGTCCAGATGGTGAAAACGGGGATGGAGTGTGGTCTGTCCCTGGATAAAGACATAGACATCATGGCGGGGGATGAGATAGTGTGCTTTGAGGAGATCGAGGTCCAACAGAAAATTACCTGGGATCCAGGATTTTAA
- the mtif2 gene encoding translation initiation factor IF-2, mitochondrial isoform X2 has product MRARGALVTDIVILVVAADDGVMKQTVESIQHAKTAKVPIILAVNKCDKPQADPQRVKEELLAHDVVCEEFGGDVQAIHVSALKGDNLMELAEATVTLAEVLELRADPVGQVEGTVIESRTDKGKGPVTTAIIQRGTLRKGCTLVAGKAWAKVRFLFDENGQSVNEAGPSVAVEIVGWKELPSAGEEIVEVESEQRAREVVEWRIYAEEQEKLKGEQQAIEAKQRQHQESYKREREGLAHLSWRQRKSALYRANKHRIAHRPSERHESAELSLPVVIKGDVDGSVEAILNILESYDADQQCQMDIVHFGVGDVSENDINLAETFSGTIYGFNVGANKSIQQMAAKKGIPLKLHKVIYKLIDDLKEEVNSKLPPAVEENVVGEASVLAMFEVTVGKKKVLVAGCRVQKGQLDKRMKFRLTRGRDVLWEGSLTTLKHHKDDVQMVKTGMECGLSLDKDIDIMAGDEIVCFEEIEVQQKITWDPGF; this is encoded by the exons ATGAGGGCGAGGGGTGCCCTGGTCACTGACATCGTCATCCTGGTGGTGGCCGCAGATGATGGTGTGATGAAGCAGACTGTCGAGTCCATACAGCACGCCAAAACCGCAAAAG TGCCCATCATTTTGGCGGTGAATAAGTGTGACAAGCCTCAGGCGGACCCACAGCGCGTGAAGGAGGAGCTGCTGGCGCATGACGTGGTCTGTGAGGAGTTTGGGGGGGACGTCCAGGCCATCCACGTCTCGGCTCTGAAG GGGGACAACCTGATGGAGCTGGCCGAGGCCACGGTGACCCTGGCTGAGGTGTTGGAGCTGAGGGCGGACCCCGTTGGGCAGGTGGAGGGCACGGTTATCGAGAGCAGAACAGACAAGGGAAAAGG CCCTGTCACCACGGCCATAATCCAGCGGGGCACCCTGAGGAAGGGCTGCACGCTGGTCGCGGGGAAGGCCTGGGCCAAGGTCCGCTTCCTGTTCGACGAGAACGGCCAGTCGGTGAACGAGGCCGGGCCCAGCGTTGCCGTGGAGATCGTGGGGTGGAAGGAGCTGCCCTCTGCCGGCGAAGAGATTGTGGAGGTGGAGTCGGAG caaAGGGCGCGGGAAGTGGTGGAGTGGCGCATCTACgcggaggagcaggagaagctgAAGGGCGAGCAGCAGGCCATCGAGGCCAAGCAGCGGCAGCACCAGGAGAGCTACAAGCGGGAGCGCGAGGGCCTGGCCCACCTCAGCTGGAGGCAGAGGAAGTCGGCTCTTTACCGCGCCAACAAGCACCGCATTGCCCACAGGCCCAGCGAGAGGCACGAGTCCGCCGAGCTCTCGCTGCCCGTCGTCATCAAAG GTGACGTGGATGGGTCCGTCGAAgccattttgaacattttggaGAGCTACGATGCAGATCAGCAATGTCAGATGGACATTGTTCATTTTGGTGTCGGTGACGTGTCGGAGAATGACATCAATTTGGCAGAAACCTTCTCAG GAACCATATATGGCTTCAACGTGGGAGCCAACAAGTCCATCCAGCAGATGGCTGCTAAGAAAGGCATTCCTCTCAAGCTGCACAAGGTCATTTACAAGCTCATTGATGACCTCAAGGAGGAGGTGAACAGTAAACTGCCCCCTGCAGTAGAAGAGAATGTGGTTG GAGAGGCATCAGTTCTCGCCATGTTTGAGGTGACTGTGGGAAAGAAGAAGGTTCTGGTGGCTGGGTGCCGAGTCCAGAAGGGGCAGCTGGATAAAAGGATGAAGTTCCGGCTCACGCGTGGCCGAGACGTGCTGTGGGAAG GTTCGCTGACCACCCTGAAGCACCACAAGGACGACGTCCAGATGGTGAAAACGGGGATGGAGTGTGGTCTGTCCCTGGATAAAGACATAGACATCATGGCGGGGGATGAGATAGTGTGCTTTGAGGAGATCGAGGTCCAACAGAAAATTACCTGGGATCCAGGATTTTAA